The following are encoded together in the Serratia odorifera genome:
- a CDS encoding aromatic ring-hydroxylating oxygenase subunit alpha → MTANTTSCAQTVQGYLDQGLRGMWYPVLASWEVGNNPLGITRLEQQIVLWRDGEGAIHALEDRCPHRGARLSMGWNLGDRIACWYHGVEVGGDGTVKDVPAVDRCPLVGQKCLRSYPAKEAYGAIFLFFGVTADQPPSELAFPQELADDESYSNFLCTASWDCNYQYALENVMDPMHGTYLHSSSHSMADGDRKADMALEPTDSGFIFKKNGQIGVNFDWVEFGNSGAYWMRLSIPYKKRFGPGGHFWIIGMVVPEDKDHCRVFFWRIRKVQDWQRSLWRFMYRNRLEQLHWDVLEQDRIVLENMAPNARGREYLYQHDVGLSRLRRMMQKEAQRQLAQLHELEAAQ, encoded by the coding sequence ATGACAGCAAACACAACATCCTGCGCGCAGACCGTGCAAGGCTATCTTGACCAGGGGTTACGCGGCATGTGGTATCCGGTGCTGGCGAGTTGGGAAGTGGGCAATAATCCGCTGGGCATCACCCGTCTGGAGCAGCAAATCGTGCTGTGGCGCGACGGCGAAGGTGCGATCCATGCCTTGGAAGATCGCTGCCCGCACCGTGGCGCACGGCTTTCGATGGGGTGGAATCTTGGCGATCGTATCGCCTGCTGGTATCACGGCGTGGAAGTTGGCGGCGACGGTACGGTAAAGGATGTCCCGGCGGTGGATCGCTGTCCGCTGGTCGGGCAAAAATGCCTGCGTTCCTATCCGGCCAAAGAGGCCTACGGTGCGATATTCCTCTTTTTCGGCGTCACCGCCGACCAACCGCCCAGCGAACTGGCATTCCCGCAGGAACTGGCCGATGACGAGTCGTACAGCAACTTTCTGTGTACTGCCAGCTGGGACTGCAATTATCAATATGCGCTGGAAAACGTCATGGATCCGATGCACGGCACTTACCTGCATTCGTCCTCACACTCGATGGCGGACGGCGATCGCAAGGCCGATATGGCGTTGGAACCTACCGACAGTGGCTTTATTTTCAAGAAAAACGGCCAGATTGGCGTCAATTTTGACTGGGTGGAATTTGGCAACAGTGGCGCGTACTGGATGCGTCTGTCGATCCCCTACAAAAAGCGCTTTGGGCCGGGTGGGCATTTCTGGATCATCGGCATGGTGGTGCCGGAAGACAAGGATCATTGCCGAGTGTTCTTCTGGCGCATTCGCAAGGTGCAGGACTGGCAGCGTTCGTTGTGGCGTTTCATGTACCGCAATCGCCTGGAGCAGCTGCATTGGGACGTGTTGGAGCAGGATCGCATCGTGCTGGAAAACATGGCGCCGAACGCGCGCGGCCGCGAGTATCTGTATCAGCACGACGTCGGGCTTTCTCGCCTGCGCCGCATGATGCAAAAAGAAGCGCAAAGGCAGCTGGCGCAGCTCCATGAGCTGGAGGCCGCGCAGTGA
- the epd gene encoding erythrose-4-phosphate dehydrogenase, with the protein MTIRIAINGFGRIGRSVLRALYESGRRAEITVVAINELANAEGMAHLLKYDSSHGRFAWDVRQECDVLSVGDDSIRLLHQPAVERLPWGELGVDVVLDCSGVYGSRADGEAHLAAGAKKVLFAHPGGNDLDATVVFGVNHQTLQADHRIVSNASCTTNCIIPVIKLLDDAYSIESGTVTTIHSSMNDQPVIDAYHADLRRTRAASQSIIPVDTKLAAGITRIFPQFCDRFEAISVRVPTINVTAIDLSVSVSAAVKVAEVNQLLQKAAQGSFRGIVDYTELPLVSIDFNHDPHSAIVDGTQTRVSGQHLIKTLVWCDNEWGFANRMLDTTRAMAASGF; encoded by the coding sequence ATGACCATCCGCATAGCGATAAACGGCTTTGGCCGTATTGGCCGCAGCGTTTTACGCGCACTGTATGAATCGGGGCGACGAGCAGAAATCACCGTGGTGGCAATCAACGAGCTGGCGAATGCCGAAGGCATGGCGCACCTGTTGAAATACGACTCCAGCCATGGGCGCTTTGCCTGGGACGTTCGCCAGGAGTGCGATGTGCTGAGCGTGGGCGACGATAGTATTCGTCTGCTGCACCAGCCGGCGGTAGAGCGTTTGCCGTGGGGGGAGCTGGGGGTAGACGTGGTGCTCGACTGCAGCGGGGTTTACGGCAGTCGGGCGGATGGCGAGGCGCATCTGGCCGCCGGAGCAAAGAAAGTTCTGTTTGCGCACCCGGGCGGCAACGATCTGGACGCTACCGTGGTATTTGGTGTCAATCACCAGACGCTGCAGGCGGATCATCGCATCGTGTCCAACGCCTCCTGCACCACCAATTGCATTATTCCGGTCATCAAGCTGCTGGACGATGCCTACAGCATCGAATCCGGCACCGTGACCACCATCCACTCCTCGATGAACGATCAGCCAGTGATAGACGCCTATCACGCAGATTTGCGCCGTACCCGTGCGGCAAGCCAGTCGATTATTCCGGTCGATACCAAGCTGGCCGCAGGGATTACCCGCATCTTTCCGCAGTTTTGCGATCGTTTTGAAGCGATCTCGGTGCGCGTACCGACCATCAACGTTACCGCCATCGATCTCAGCGTCAGCGTCAGCGCGGCGGTGAAGGTGGCAGAGGTCAACCAGTTGTTGCAAAAGGCCGCACAGGGATCATTTCGTGGTATAGTTGACTATACAGAACTACCATTAGTCTCGATTGATTTTAACCATGACCCGCACAGCGCCATCGTCGATGGTACCCAGACGCGGGTCAGCGGTCAGCACCTGATCAAGACCTTGGTCTGGTGCGACAATGAATGGGGCTTTGCCAACCGGATGTTGGATACAACACGGGCAATGGCCGCAAGCGGTTTCTAG
- a CDS encoding putative quinol monooxygenase: MSEVKIVATLTPFPEHVDAVRKAARAMVAPTHLEPGCLQYDCHESQETNVKELEKPGKVSFVFIERWASVDDLKKHIAMDYHDRFLEELDGKLESLNVQRLTQLEKSK; the protein is encoded by the coding sequence ATGAGTGAAGTCAAAATTGTTGCCACGCTGACCCCGTTCCCCGAGCACGTCGACGCAGTGAGAAAAGCGGCGCGCGCCATGGTCGCCCCAACCCATCTGGAGCCGGGTTGCCTGCAGTACGATTGCCACGAATCCCAGGAAACCAACGTCAAAGAGCTGGAGAAGCCCGGCAAGGTCTCGTTTGTGTTTATTGAACGCTGGGCGTCGGTAGACGATCTGAAAAAGCACATCGCCATGGACTATCACGATCGCTTCCTCGAGGAATTGGACGGCAAGCTGGAAAGCCTGAACGTGCAACGATTGACCCAGTTGGAAAAGTCGAAATAA
- a CDS encoding SDR family oxidoreductase, with protein sequence MNGLLSGKRIVVTGAARGLGRSFAEAIARAGASVVMCDILADELHAGAATLREQGAQVEALAFDLADPASIGNAFDAIAKGGALDGLVNNGALATGVGGKTMMEYDIDLWDRVMQVNVRGTWLVSQAAVPLLAQRPHAKIVNVASDTALWGAPRLMAYVASKGAIVSMTRSMARELGELGICVNAIAPGLTRVEATEYVPAERHQLYEQGRALPGAQHPDDVTGSVLYLLSPLANFVTGQLLPVNGGFVFN encoded by the coding sequence GTGAATGGCCTGCTGAGCGGCAAACGCATTGTGGTGACCGGCGCCGCGCGCGGGCTGGGGCGCAGTTTTGCCGAGGCCATTGCCAGGGCCGGTGCCAGCGTGGTGATGTGCGACATCCTGGCAGATGAACTGCACGCCGGCGCAGCGACGCTGCGAGAACAAGGTGCGCAGGTAGAAGCGCTGGCGTTCGATCTGGCCGATCCGGCATCGATTGGCAACGCATTCGACGCCATTGCCAAGGGCGGCGCGCTGGATGGGCTGGTGAACAACGGCGCGCTGGCGACCGGAGTCGGCGGCAAAACCATGATGGAATATGATATCGATCTGTGGGATCGGGTAATGCAAGTCAACGTGCGCGGTACCTGGCTGGTCAGTCAGGCAGCGGTGCCGCTGTTGGCGCAACGGCCGCACGCCAAAATCGTCAACGTGGCATCAGACACCGCCCTGTGGGGGGCACCGCGCCTGATGGCCTACGTTGCCAGCAAGGGGGCTATCGTGTCGATGACCCGTTCGATGGCGCGCGAGCTGGGTGAGCTGGGGATCTGCGTCAACGCCATTGCGCCGGGGTTGACGCGGGTCGAAGCCACCGAATATGTGCCGGCCGAGCGTCACCAGCTGTACGAGCAGGGCCGTGCACTGCCCGGCGCGCAGCATCCCGATGATGTCACCGGCAGTGTGCTGTACCTGCTGTCACCGCTGGCGAACTTTGTCACTGGACAACTGTTGCCGGTCAACGGCGGCTTTGTATTCAACTAA
- a CDS encoding recombinase-like helix-turn-helix domain-containing protein — translation MQHITDFNPWLPDTQQVIPAREGGNGQIHQPGQYQNVIWQTRARVPDGFETALVAALEQIFDAGAEQLDQIVSALNQRRLFDRNGQPWSEAGFREFLQVNGF, via the coding sequence ATGCAGCACATCACCGATTTCAATCCCTGGCTGCCGGACACCCAACAGGTGATCCCGGCGCGGGAGGGCGGCAACGGCCAGATCCATCAGCCAGGCCAGTATCAGAACGTTATCTGGCAAACCCGCGCCCGGGTACCGGACGGTTTTGAAACCGCTCTGGTCGCGGCGCTGGAGCAGATCTTCGATGCGGGTGCGGAACAGCTGGATCAGATTGTCAGCGCGCTCAACCAGCGTCGGTTGTTCGATCGTAACGGTCAGCCCTGGAGTGAAGCGGGGTTCCGTGAGTTCCTTCAGGTTAATGGTTTCTGA
- a CDS encoding VOC family protein, translating into MSVIGIEKLEFGVEDLSACAKFMQDFGLQASAGNGAEFTTLSGARVALHPLASSELPPAFEAGSTLRRMTWGVADSAQLAALASRLAQQPGFRQRDDALECRDPNGMTLRIIVSQQRDVSLPVSPINQWGDVRRIDEPSPVYAQAQPINIGHVVFFVEDLAATERFYCDLLGFQVSDRYIDRAVFLRTQPRGGHHNLFLLKLPNRPRGLNHVAFTVRDIHEVIGGGLAMNKQQWSTFIGPGRHPISSAYFWYVNSPTGGAFEYYTNDDFLTENWQPRELEHSLVSFTEWAVEGGIDHDTRRQHKPVNAL; encoded by the coding sequence ATGAGCGTAATCGGTATCGAAAAACTGGAATTTGGCGTTGAAGATCTGTCAGCGTGCGCAAAATTCATGCAAGACTTCGGCCTGCAGGCCAGCGCCGGCAATGGCGCAGAGTTCACCACGCTGAGCGGTGCCCGCGTGGCGTTACATCCGCTGGCAAGCAGCGAACTGCCGCCGGCGTTCGAGGCCGGCTCCACGCTGCGCCGCATGACCTGGGGCGTGGCCGACTCGGCACAGCTGGCGGCGCTGGCGTCAAGATTGGCGCAGCAGCCGGGCTTTCGCCAACGGGATGATGCGCTGGAGTGCCGCGATCCCAATGGCATGACGCTGCGCATTATCGTCAGCCAACAGCGCGACGTGTCGCTGCCGGTGTCGCCGATCAACCAGTGGGGCGACGTGCGGCGCATTGATGAGCCCAGCCCGGTCTATGCGCAGGCGCAGCCGATCAACATCGGCCACGTGGTGTTCTTTGTCGAAGATCTGGCGGCCACCGAGCGTTTCTACTGCGATTTGCTGGGCTTCCAGGTGTCTGACCGCTACATCGATCGCGCGGTCTTTCTGCGCACACAACCGCGTGGTGGCCACCATAACCTGTTCCTGCTGAAATTGCCGAACCGGCCGCGTGGCCTCAACCATGTGGCATTCACCGTGCGTGACATTCACGAAGTGATTGGCGGCGGGCTGGCGATGAATAAACAGCAGTGGAGCACTTTTATCGGCCCCGGTCGTCACCCGATTTCTTCTGCCTATTTCTGGTATGTCAATAGCCCGACCGGCGGCGCGTTCGAGTATTACACCAACGACGATTTTCTGACGGAAAACTGGCAGCCGCGCGAACTGGAGCATTCGCTGGTGTCGTTTACCGAATGGGCGGTAGAAGGGGGGATCGATCATGATACCCGCCGCCAGCACAAACCGGTGAATGCGTTATGA
- the pgk gene encoding phosphoglycerate kinase encodes MSVIKMSDLDLAGKRVLIRSDLNVPVKDGKVTSDARIRASLPTIEAALKQGARVMVTSHLGRPTEGEYNEEFSLLPVVNYLKDHLKNPVRLAKDYLDGVDVAEGELVVLENVRFNKGEKKDDETLSKKYAALCDVYVMDAFGTAHRAQASTHGVGKFAPVACAGPLLSGELEALGKALKEPARPMVAIVGGSKVSTKLTVLDSLSKIADQLIVGGGIANTFVAAQGNNVGQSLYEPDLIPNAKKLLETCDIPVPTDVRVATEFSETAAATVKQANEIQDSEQILDMGDVSAERLAVILKNAKTILWNGPVGVFEFPNFRKGTEIVARAIAESDAFSIAGGGDTLAAIDMFGIADKISYISTGGGAFLEFVEGKQLPAVVMLEQRAKQ; translated from the coding sequence ATGTCTGTAATCAAGATGTCCGATCTGGATCTGGCGGGAAAACGCGTTCTGATTCGTTCCGATCTGAACGTACCGGTAAAAGACGGCAAAGTGACTTCCGATGCGCGTATCCGCGCTTCCCTGCCGACTATCGAAGCTGCGCTGAAGCAAGGCGCCCGCGTTATGGTGACCTCCCACCTGGGCCGTCCGACCGAAGGCGAGTACAACGAAGAGTTCTCGCTGCTGCCGGTGGTTAACTACCTGAAAGACCATCTGAAAAACCCGGTACGTCTGGCAAAGGACTACCTGGATGGCGTTGACGTGGCCGAAGGCGAGCTGGTAGTGCTGGAAAACGTGCGCTTCAACAAGGGCGAGAAAAAAGACGACGAAACCCTGTCCAAGAAATATGCGGCACTGTGCGACGTGTATGTGATGGACGCGTTCGGTACCGCACACCGTGCGCAGGCCTCTACCCACGGCGTGGGCAAGTTCGCACCGGTAGCCTGTGCTGGTCCGTTGCTGTCTGGCGAACTGGAAGCCCTGGGCAAAGCGCTGAAAGAACCTGCGCGCCCAATGGTTGCCATCGTCGGCGGCTCTAAAGTGTCGACCAAACTGACCGTGCTGGACTCCCTGTCCAAAATCGCCGACCAGCTGATCGTCGGCGGCGGCATTGCCAACACCTTCGTTGCCGCGCAAGGCAACAATGTCGGTCAGTCACTGTATGAACCTGATTTGATCCCGAACGCCAAAAAGCTGCTGGAAACCTGCGACATTCCGGTGCCAACCGATGTGCGCGTAGCCACCGAGTTTTCCGAAACTGCCGCAGCAACGGTAAAACAGGCGAACGAAATCCAGGACAGCGAGCAGATTCTGGATATGGGCGACGTCTCAGCCGAGCGTTTGGCCGTTATCCTGAAGAACGCCAAAACCATTCTGTGGAATGGTCCGGTTGGCGTATTCGAGTTCCCTAACTTCCGTAAGGGCACCGAAATCGTTGCACGCGCCATTGCAGAAAGCGATGCTTTCTCGATTGCGGGCGGCGGCGACACTCTGGCAGCGATCGACATGTTCGGTATTGCTGACAAGATCTCCTACATCTCCACCGGCGGCGGTGCGTTCCTGGAATTCGTTGAAGGGAAACAGCTGCCTGCAGTGGTGATGCTGGAACAACGCGCTAAGCAGTAA
- a CDS encoding IclR family transcriptional regulator — translation MADEQACKYLIPGLDRGLQLLLAFGEQHKEMTFAELHRLVDMPKATAYRVVQTLEHLGFLERNPRTNTFALGIKVLRLGFEYIASLDVAQAGQPVIEQLRDRSQCSSHLAIRDERDVIYIARVSAAGSQINQVSVGTRLPVHQTSLGRMLLTSTSRAEFDLLYPDESLPDNAPGAPTSREALWQMVQQDKARGYVIGESFFRHGISSIVYPIFNREQRVEAVVSIMVPFDQIPTADRERLRMEVRDAAEKISGFLGAAPQANVG, via the coding sequence ATGGCAGACGAACAAGCGTGTAAATATCTGATCCCGGGATTGGATCGCGGTTTGCAACTGTTGCTGGCATTTGGCGAGCAGCACAAGGAAATGACCTTTGCAGAATTACATCGCCTGGTCGACATGCCCAAGGCTACCGCCTACCGCGTGGTGCAAACGCTGGAGCATTTGGGCTTCCTCGAGCGTAATCCGCGCACCAACACCTTCGCGTTGGGCATCAAGGTATTGCGGCTCGGTTTCGAGTATATCGCGTCGCTGGACGTGGCGCAGGCCGGACAGCCGGTGATCGAACAGCTGCGCGATCGCAGCCAGTGCAGCAGCCATCTGGCGATCCGCGATGAGCGCGACGTGATCTACATTGCTCGCGTTAGCGCCGCCGGCTCGCAGATCAACCAGGTCAGCGTCGGTACTCGCCTGCCGGTGCATCAGACCTCGCTGGGCCGCATGTTGCTGACCAGCACTTCGCGCGCCGAATTTGACCTGCTGTACCCGGATGAAAGCTTGCCGGACAACGCGCCGGGAGCACCGACCAGCCGCGAAGCGCTGTGGCAGATGGTGCAGCAGGATAAAGCGCGCGGCTACGTGATCGGCGAATCGTTTTTCCGTCACGGCATTTCGTCGATCGTCTATCCGATCTTCAACCGTGAACAGCGGGTGGAAGCGGTAGTGAGCATCATGGTGCCGTTCGATCAGATCCCGACGGCGGATCGCGAACGGCTGCGGATGGAAGTTCGCGATGCGGCGGAAAAGATCTCCGGTTTCCTCGGCGCCGCGCCACAGGCCAACGTCGGATAA
- a CDS encoding Rieske (2Fe-2S) protein produces MSWKNVCEVSQVKEDFPYSATVDGKEIGVYLIDGQFYALEDVCPHAYALLSQGFVDDGKVECPLHEALFDVRTGKCLREPGGRDLHTFPTRVIDDRIQITLIEEE; encoded by the coding sequence ATGAGCTGGAAGAACGTGTGCGAAGTATCACAGGTGAAAGAAGATTTCCCTTACTCGGCGACGGTAGACGGCAAAGAGATCGGCGTTTATCTGATCGATGGCCAATTTTACGCGCTGGAAGACGTCTGCCCACACGCCTATGCCTTGCTCAGTCAGGGGTTTGTTGATGACGGCAAGGTCGAATGTCCGCTGCACGAGGCGTTATTCGATGTGCGCACCGGCAAGTGCCTGCGCGAACCCGGCGGCCGCGATCTGCACACCTTTCCCACCCGGGTGATCGACGATCGTATCCAGATCACCCTTATCGAGGAGGAGTAA
- a CDS encoding aspartate dehydrogenase encodes MKKIMMIGYGAMAKEVLARLPQGVVPGWIVARDAHHAAIAEAYGDRVPALTDPAQCDGRPDLVLECASQQAVAEFGEAVVQRGWTLAVISTGALADAALQLRIQQACQRHHGRLWVLSGAIAGMDGLASAREGGLESVTYQASKSPASWRGSLAEKLIDLDAVSETRVFFDGTAREAARLFPANANVAATIALHGVGMDATRVRLQVDPHTRHNSHQLRVSGRFGEFQMQLSGNPLAGNPKTSTLAALSAVQACRRLVDGGC; translated from the coding sequence ATGAAAAAGATCATGATGATCGGCTACGGTGCGATGGCAAAAGAAGTGCTGGCGCGTTTGCCGCAGGGGGTCGTGCCAGGGTGGATCGTGGCGCGTGACGCACATCATGCAGCGATTGCCGAAGCCTATGGCGATCGGGTGCCGGCGTTGACCGATCCGGCGCAATGTGACGGCCGGCCGGATCTGGTGCTGGAGTGCGCCAGCCAGCAGGCGGTGGCGGAATTTGGCGAAGCGGTGGTGCAGCGCGGCTGGACGCTGGCGGTGATTTCAACCGGCGCGCTGGCGGACGCGGCGCTGCAATTACGCATTCAGCAGGCCTGCCAACGCCACCACGGGCGGTTGTGGGTGCTGTCTGGTGCCATTGCCGGTATGGACGGGCTGGCGTCTGCGCGCGAGGGCGGGTTGGAGAGCGTGACCTATCAGGCCAGCAAAAGCCCGGCCAGCTGGCGCGGCAGCCTGGCGGAAAAACTCATTGATCTGGATGCGGTCAGCGAAACGCGGGTGTTCTTTGACGGCACGGCGCGCGAGGCGGCACGGCTGTTCCCGGCCAATGCCAACGTTGCCGCCACCATCGCCCTGCATGGCGTGGGGATGGATGCTACCCGGGTTCGTTTGCAAGTGGATCCGCATACCCGCCACAACAGTCATCAATTACGGGTCAGCGGCCGCTTTGGCGAATTCCAGATGCAGCTGAGCGGCAATCCGTTGGCCGGCAACCCGAAAACCTCGACGCTGGCGGCGTTAAGCGCGGTGCAAGCCTGCCGCCGTTTGGTCGACGGCGGCTGCTAG
- a CDS encoding LysR substrate-binding domain-containing protein — MNNMPLLSDLRVFVLVARRAGFAAAAEEMGVSPAFISKRIALLEKALSVSLLHRTTRRVAITEDGERIYEWAQRILNDVDHMMDEVSTIRQEPQGTLRIVSSHGFSRRFIAPALSVLATQYPRLELRLDVSDRLVDLVSEGFDLDIRVGDDIAPNLIARKLADNRRILCASPAYLARHGMPKTLNELSGRACLVIKERDMPFGIWRLQGPGGEETIKVTGALASNHGEIVHQWCLDGQGVALRSYWDVQENIASGKLVHILSDYYQSANIWAVYVSRLATSAKVRVTVEFLRQYFERHYGGAAPQAEYLFSR, encoded by the coding sequence ATGAATAATATGCCCCTGCTGAGTGATTTACGGGTGTTTGTGCTGGTGGCGCGTCGGGCGGGTTTTGCCGCCGCCGCAGAGGAAATGGGGGTATCGCCGGCGTTCATCAGCAAACGCATCGCCTTGCTGGAAAAGGCATTGAGCGTTTCATTGTTGCACCGTACCACGCGGCGGGTGGCGATAACCGAAGACGGCGAGCGCATTTATGAATGGGCGCAACGTATTCTCAACGATGTTGATCACATGATGGATGAAGTCTCCACCATTCGTCAGGAACCGCAAGGCACGTTGCGGATTGTCAGCAGCCATGGCTTCAGCCGGCGTTTTATCGCCCCGGCGCTGTCGGTGCTGGCGACGCAGTATCCACGCTTGGAGCTGCGGCTGGACGTGTCCGACCGGCTGGTGGATCTGGTGAGCGAGGGATTCGATCTGGATATTCGCGTCGGCGACGACATCGCGCCGAACCTGATCGCACGCAAGCTGGCGGATAACCGGCGTATTCTGTGCGCTTCGCCGGCGTATCTGGCGCGCCACGGCATGCCGAAAACGCTGAACGAGCTGTCGGGCCGCGCCTGTCTGGTGATCAAAGAGCGCGATATGCCGTTCGGCATCTGGCGTCTGCAAGGCCCTGGCGGCGAGGAGACCATCAAGGTTACTGGCGCGCTGGCCTCCAATCATGGCGAAATCGTACACCAGTGGTGTCTCGACGGGCAGGGGGTGGCGCTGCGCTCCTATTGGGACGTGCAGGAAAACATCGCCAGCGGCAAACTGGTGCATATTCTGTCCGATTATTATCAGTCTGCGAATATTTGGGCGGTATATGTTTCACGCTTGGCGACCTCGGCCAAGGTGCGGGTGACGGTGGAGTTTTTGCGGCAGTATTTTGAACGGCATTACGGCGGTGCCGCACCGCAGGCGGAATACTTGTTCAGCCGCTAG
- a CDS encoding thiamine pyrophosphate-binding protein, with the protein MSDKITVGEAIARTLEHYAVSAIYGIISIHNLPIADAVGQRGAIRFVPARGEAGAVTMADAHGRFSGLGVALTSTGAGAGNAVGAMIEALNANTPLLHITGQVEKAYLDADAGFIHETKDQLGFLRACSKAAYRVNSPEQAVAVIQRAIQQAQTVPCGPVAVEIPIDIQSSLVSSAVLTPARLPPALPAADDAAVERLYQRLRAAKRPLLWLGGGALSCAPAVKQLADAGVAVISSTHGRGILPDSHPRSLRAFHNSPSIEKILNRCDLTLVAGSRLRSNETRTWTLPLPRPLVQIDIDPAAANRNYLADEQINGDCAALLSALAARYAPHARVDAAWDADIAAAVQQAETALRQQSGEYVKLNDAIAAALPNDGLLVRDITVSGSVWGSRLFRAVAPLCNIHSLAGAIGLGLPMAIGTAIANPQRKVVGLVGDGGLALGLGELATMAQEQANITLLIMNDGGYGVMRGIQDKYFAGRQYYNELHTPAFAQVAQAMGIKAWKVDDAAQFNGVLAEAINYPGPTVVEVEMKRVGPLTFAGPPQKTLY; encoded by the coding sequence ATGAGCGATAAAATAACGGTAGGCGAGGCGATAGCCCGGACTCTGGAGCACTACGCGGTGTCGGCGATTTACGGCATCATCTCGATCCACAATCTGCCGATTGCCGACGCCGTCGGGCAGCGCGGGGCGATCCGCTTTGTGCCGGCGCGCGGCGAAGCGGGGGCGGTGACCATGGCAGACGCGCATGGACGGTTTTCTGGCCTGGGCGTGGCGCTGACCAGCACCGGTGCGGGCGCCGGCAATGCGGTCGGGGCAATGATTGAAGCGCTGAACGCCAACACGCCGCTGCTGCATATTACCGGTCAGGTGGAAAAAGCCTATCTTGACGCCGACGCCGGGTTTATCCACGAAACCAAAGACCAGTTGGGCTTCCTGCGCGCCTGTTCAAAAGCGGCCTATCGCGTCAATTCACCGGAACAGGCGGTGGCGGTGATCCAGCGTGCAATCCAGCAGGCGCAGACCGTGCCGTGCGGTCCGGTGGCGGTAGAAATCCCGATTGATATCCAAAGTAGCCTGGTGTCGAGTGCGGTGCTGACGCCGGCACGCTTGCCGCCCGCGCTGCCAGCAGCGGACGACGCCGCGGTAGAACGGCTCTATCAACGCCTGCGTGCGGCCAAACGTCCGCTGCTGTGGTTGGGGGGCGGCGCGCTATCCTGTGCGCCTGCGGTGAAGCAACTGGCGGACGCCGGGGTTGCGGTGATCTCCAGTACCCACGGGCGCGGCATTCTGCCAGACAGTCACCCGCGCAGCCTGCGGGCGTTCCATAATTCGCCGAGCATAGAAAAAATACTCAACCGCTGTGATTTGACACTGGTGGCCGGATCGCGGTTGCGCAGTAACGAAACCCGCACCTGGACGTTGCCGCTACCGCGCCCGCTGGTGCAGATTGATATCGATCCGGCGGCGGCCAACCGCAACTATCTGGCCGACGAACAGATCAACGGCGATTGCGCAGCCTTGCTGAGCGCGTTGGCGGCGCGTTATGCACCGCACGCCCGGGTGGATGCCGCATGGGATGCCGACATCGCCGCAGCGGTGCAGCAGGCGGAAACGGCGTTGCGCCAGCAGTCCGGCGAATACGTCAAGTTGAACGATGCCATCGCCGCAGCGCTGCCGAACGACGGTCTGCTGGTGCGTGATATCACCGTTTCAGGCAGCGTGTGGGGCAGTCGGCTGTTCCGCGCCGTGGCGCCGCTGTGCAACATCCATTCGCTGGCCGGGGCGATTGGTCTGGGGCTGCCGATGGCGATCGGCACGGCAATCGCCAACCCGCAGCGTAAGGTGGTCGGCCTGGTGGGGGATGGCGGTCTGGCTCTGGGACTGGGAGAACTGGCCACCATGGCGCAGGAACAGGCCAACATCACCCTGCTGATCATGAACGACGGCGGGTATGGTGTGATGCGCGGTATTCAGGACAAGTACTTTGCTGGCCGTCAGTATTACAATGAGCTGCATACGCCAGCGTTCGCGCAGGTAGCGCAAGCCATGGGGATCAAGGCCTGGAAGGTTGACGATGCGGCGCAGTTCAACGGCGTGCTGGCGGAAGCGATCAACTACCCGGGACCGACGGTGGTGGAGGTGGAGATGAAACGCGTCGGGCCACTGACCTTTGCCGGCCCGCCGCAGAAAACCCTGTATTGA